The proteins below are encoded in one region of Bacteroides uniformis:
- a CDS encoding RNA polymerase sigma factor: MELKEFKITVLPLRAKLLNYARKLTDEPEDAEDAVQEVLLKLWNKRLELEQYRSIEAFAMTLTHNICIDMWRCKRNDTLSLDIVQAASPTGTPERLLEIKDEIHLMHEIIDSLPNLQRTIMRMKDIEGYETDEIAEITGCGPEAIRSNLSRARKKVRDVYLRTIQERKERRNEP, from the coding sequence ATGGAACTCAAAGAATTCAAAATAACCGTTCTTCCACTCCGTGCCAAGCTGTTGAACTATGCACGGAAGTTGACCGACGAACCGGAGGATGCAGAAGATGCCGTCCAGGAGGTACTGCTCAAGCTATGGAACAAAAGGCTTGAACTGGAGCAATACCGGAGCATCGAAGCATTTGCCATGACGTTGACGCACAACATCTGTATAGATATGTGGCGCTGCAAACGCAACGACACCCTATCTCTCGACATAGTGCAGGCGGCATCCCCCACCGGAACACCGGAACGGCTGTTGGAAATCAAAGATGAAATCCACCTGATGCACGAAATCATCGACTCGCTGCCCAATCTTCAACGCACCATCATGCGGATGAAGGACATCGAAGGATACGAAACGGACGAAATCGCCGAAATCACGGGATGCGGACCGGAAGCCATCCGCAGCAATCTGTCAAGAGCCCGGAAGAAAGTGAGAGACGTTTACCTGCGAACCATACAAGAAAGAAAAGAAAGGAGAAATGAGCCATGA
- a CDS encoding NADH peroxidase — protein sequence MKKFRCTVCGYVYEGDAAPEKCPLCKAPASKFVEVEEATADGPLVFADEHVIGVAKGCDDEMIKDLNNHFMGECTEVGMYLAMSRQADREGYPEVAEAFKRYAWEEAEHASKFAELLGDCVWDTKTNLEKRMNAESGACEDKKRIATRAKALNLDAIHDTVHEMAKDEARHGKGFEGLYNRYFKK from the coding sequence ATGAAAAAATTTAGATGTACTGTATGCGGTTACGTATACGAAGGAGATGCAGCTCCCGAAAAGTGCCCATTGTGTAAAGCTCCCGCAAGCAAGTTTGTAGAAGTTGAAGAAGCAACAGCTGACGGCCCGCTGGTATTTGCCGACGAACACGTAATCGGCGTAGCCAAAGGTTGCGACGACGAAATGATTAAGGACCTGAACAACCACTTCATGGGCGAATGTACAGAAGTTGGTATGTACTTGGCAATGAGCCGCCAGGCAGACCGTGAAGGCTATCCCGAAGTTGCAGAAGCTTTCAAGCGTTACGCTTGGGAAGAAGCAGAACACGCTTCCAAGTTTGCCGAACTGCTGGGCGACTGCGTATGGGACACCAAGACAAACCTCGAAAAGAGAATGAACGCAGAATCAGGTGCATGCGAAGACAAGAAGCGTATCGCTACCCGTGCCAAAGCATTGAACCTCGACGCTATCCATGACACCGTTCACGAAATGGCTAAGGACGAAGCCCGTCACGGTAAAGGTTTCGAAGGTCTGTACAACCGCTATTTCAAGAAATAA
- a CDS encoding Fur family transcriptional regulator — MDVVKRLQNHNIKPSVQRIAIMNYLIEHRTHPTVDEIYTALSPSIPTLSKTTVYNTLKLLSEQGAAQTLTIDERNTCYDADTSPHGHFLCKRCGKIYDLMCNNNIKKVVDMDMDGHDVQEIHYYYKGICKHCIEEERLRTTKNN; from the coding sequence ATGGATGTAGTAAAACGATTGCAGAATCATAATATCAAGCCTTCAGTACAGCGCATAGCCATCATGAATTACTTGATAGAGCATCGTACGCATCCCACGGTGGATGAAATCTATACGGCACTGTCTCCCTCCATACCGACACTGTCTAAAACAACGGTATACAATACCTTGAAACTACTGAGCGAGCAAGGTGCCGCACAAACCCTGACTATCGACGAGCGTAACACATGTTATGATGCCGATACCAGCCCGCACGGTCATTTCTTGTGCAAGCGTTGCGGAAAGATTTATGACTTGATGTGCAATAACAACATCAAGAAAGTGGTCGACATGGATATGGACGGGCACGATGTGCAGGAAATCCACTACTATTATAAAGGAATCTGTAAACATTGCATAGAAGAAGAACGTTTAAGAACAACAAAGAATAACTAA
- a CDS encoding NAD(+) synthase, whose protein sequence is MNYGYVKVAAAVPRVKVADCKFNASEIEKEIIIADGKGVQIIAFPELCITGYTCGDLFAQQLLLEEAEMGLIQILNNTRQMDIISILGMPVALNGVLLNAAVVIQKGRVLGVVPKTYLPNYKEFYEKRWFTSACDVAENSVRLCGQIIPMGRDLLFETADTTFGVEICEDLWAPIPPSSTLALQGAEILFNLSADNEGIGKHNYLRSLISQQSARCIAGYVFSSCGFGESTTDVVFAGNGLIYENGTLLAANERFSFEGQVVISEIDVEHLRTERRVNTTFAACHANCVSALPVRISTEYVNSRDLNLTRTFEPHPFVPQGIALDERCEEVFSIQVSGLAQRLVHTKAKSAVIGISGGLDSTLALLVCVKTFDKLGWSRQGIVGVTMPGFGTTDRTYTNAIDLMNSLGVTVREVSIKEACIQHFKDIDHDVHVHDVVYENAQARERTQILMDIANQTWGMVIGTGDLSELALGWATYNGDHMSMYGVNASVPKTLVKHLVKWVAEHDMDDASRATLLDIVDTPISPELIPADENGNIQQITEDLVGPYELHDFFLYYFLRCGFRPSKIFFLAARTFKGMYDEETIKKWLQTFCRRFFNQQFKRSCLPDGPKVGSISLSPRGDWRMPSDASSEMWLREVEGL, encoded by the coding sequence ATGAATTACGGATATGTAAAAGTAGCGGCGGCTGTGCCCCGTGTCAAGGTGGCTGACTGTAAGTTCAATGCCTCAGAGATTGAAAAAGAGATTATTATAGCCGATGGGAAAGGTGTGCAAATCATTGCTTTTCCGGAGTTGTGCATTACCGGATATACTTGTGGCGACCTCTTTGCCCAGCAACTTCTGCTCGAAGAGGCGGAAATGGGGCTGATACAGATTCTGAACAATACGCGCCAGATGGATATCATTTCGATATTGGGCATGCCCGTTGCACTGAACGGTGTGTTGCTGAATGCGGCGGTTGTCATTCAGAAGGGGAGAGTGCTGGGCGTTGTCCCGAAGACTTATCTTCCCAATTATAAGGAGTTTTATGAGAAGCGCTGGTTTACTTCCGCATGTGATGTGGCGGAAAACAGTGTGCGCCTTTGCGGGCAGATTATTCCGATGGGGAGAGACCTGCTGTTCGAAACGGCAGATACCACTTTCGGAGTGGAGATATGCGAAGATTTGTGGGCACCCATACCGCCCAGTTCCACGCTGGCACTGCAAGGTGCGGAAATCTTGTTCAATCTTTCGGCCGACAATGAAGGTATCGGCAAGCACAATTATCTGCGCTCGCTTATCAGCCAGCAGTCGGCACGGTGCATTGCCGGTTATGTATTCAGCTCATGCGGTTTCGGAGAATCCACTACGGATGTGGTGTTTGCCGGCAACGGACTGATTTATGAGAACGGGACTCTGCTGGCGGCAAACGAACGCTTCTCTTTCGAAGGGCAGGTGGTCATCAGTGAAATTGATGTGGAACACTTGCGTACGGAGCGCCGGGTGAATACGACCTTCGCGGCTTGCCATGCAAATTGTGTTTCGGCCCTTCCGGTACGAATCTCTACGGAGTATGTCAACAGCAGGGATTTGAACCTGACACGTACTTTTGAACCGCATCCATTTGTTCCGCAGGGGATAGCGTTGGACGAACGCTGTGAGGAGGTATTCTCCATCCAGGTGTCCGGACTGGCGCAACGTCTGGTGCATACTAAAGCGAAAAGTGCCGTTATCGGCATTTCGGGTGGACTGGATTCTACGCTGGCGCTGCTGGTTTGCGTAAAGACTTTCGATAAGTTGGGATGGTCCCGCCAGGGTATTGTCGGTGTCACCATGCCGGGATTCGGAACGACCGACCGTACTTACACGAATGCCATCGACCTGATGAACTCCCTCGGTGTGACTGTCCGCGAAGTCAGTATCAAGGAGGCCTGCATACAGCATTTCAAAGACATAGACCATGATGTCCATGTGCACGACGTGGTTTACGAGAATGCGCAGGCACGGGAGCGTACCCAAATCTTGATGGATATTGCCAACCAGACCTGGGGAATGGTTATCGGTACGGGCGACCTTTCGGAACTTGCTTTAGGATGGGCCACTTACAACGGCGATCACATGTCGATGTACGGTGTGAATGCCAGCGTCCCCAAGACTCTGGTGAAGCACTTGGTGAAATGGGTGGCAGAGCATGATATGGACGATGCTTCACGTGCTACCTTGCTCGATATTGTGGATACTCCCATCAGCCCGGAACTGATTCCGGCAGATGAGAACGGTAATATCCAGCAGATTACCGAGGATTTGGTGGGGCCGTATGAGCTTCACGACTTCTTCCTTTATTACTTCCTGCGCTGCGGTTTCCGTCCTTCCAAGATATTTTTCCTGGCAGCACGCACATTCAAGGGGATGTATGATGAAGAAACCATCAAAAAATGGTTGCAGACTTTCTGCCGTCGTTTCTTCAACCAGCAGTTCAAGCGTTCCTGTTTGCCGGATGGTCCGAAGGTGGGCAGTATCTCTCTGAGTCCGCGCGGTGATTGGAGAATGCCGAGCGATGCTTCGTCGGAGATGTGGCTAAGGGAGGTGGAAGGACTCTAA
- a CDS encoding transporter substrate-binding domain-containing protein, with protein sequence MTKSRLLKYALLGIAAALIAHYLIEKEEKPKGHPRDYAEIAAEGIIHASTEYNSISFYVDDDTLSGFHYELIEAFARDHGLQAAISPEMSFNKRLEGLADGQYDVIAYGILATSELKDSLLLTTPIVLNKQVLVQRKLENISDSSLFIKSQLDLAGKTLHVVKGSPSILRIRNLGNEIGDTIYVEEIEKYGSEQLIALVAHGDIDYAVCDESIARTAADSIPQIDINTAISFTQFYSWGVSKQSPILLDSLNTWLDSFKKGKEYKKIYKRYYGKRN encoded by the coding sequence ATGACGAAAAGCAGACTGCTCAAATACGCACTTCTGGGAATTGCAGCGGCTCTCATTGCCCACTATCTCATCGAGAAAGAAGAGAAACCGAAAGGTCATCCGCGCGATTATGCCGAGATAGCTGCCGAAGGCATCATACATGCTTCGACGGAATACAACTCCATCAGTTTCTATGTGGATGATGACACCTTGTCCGGTTTCCACTACGAGCTGATAGAAGCTTTTGCACGCGACCACGGGCTGCAAGCGGCCATATCACCGGAAATGAGCTTCAACAAGCGGCTGGAAGGCCTGGCCGACGGGCAATATGACGTGATTGCCTACGGCATCCTCGCCACCAGTGAGCTGAAAGACTCCTTGCTGCTTACCACCCCTATTGTGCTGAACAAGCAAGTGCTGGTGCAACGCAAGCTTGAGAATATTTCCGACTCGTCATTATTCATCAAAAGCCAACTGGACCTGGCTGGAAAGACACTGCACGTAGTGAAAGGCTCCCCTTCCATACTACGCATCCGCAACCTGGGAAATGAGATAGGCGACACCATCTACGTTGAGGAAATAGAGAAGTACGGTTCCGAACAACTGATTGCCTTGGTAGCCCATGGAGACATCGACTATGCCGTATGCGACGAAAGCATTGCCCGTACCGCAGCCGACAGCATTCCTCAAATAGACATCAATACCGCCATCAGCTTCACGCAATTCTATTCCTGGGGAGTAAGCAAACAGTCCCCTATCCTGCTGGACAGCCTCAACACATGGCTGGATAGTTTCAAAAAGGGAAAGGAATACAAAAAAATCTACAAACGATACTACGGGAAACGAAACTAA
- a CDS encoding putative porin yields the protein MRRIVLTYIFLSVIGIWGAMAQNTLNPMNNRDRFGNQIDPNTQPDNLEDSTNTEIQSLPPKLYMWKLSETLGNRTIIPADTASLNFQSTNLVEGMFGHYNYLGNLGSPRLSRLFFEREESEPTIFMAPFSSFFTRPDQVLFTNSNVPYTNLTYYKAGSKVNGEERFKSYFSVNVNKQLAFGFNIDYLYGRGYYQNQSTSHFNAGLFGSYIGEKYQVQAVYNNFFLKMNENGGIADDQYITRPENMSGGKKEYESTTIPVKLEQSSNRNKDFYIYLTQRYRLGFTRRVRNTQEGKPTVSAPKASSSPSSEAEISASNNDIALPNDSIASKSVSTLAAANDSLPSVSTADNDSLFEEEFVPVTSFIHTLKVERSRHQFRSGSEPEGFFPEDYKLYKNYSNDSTTAFSVKNVFGIALLEGFNKYAKAGLTAYISHKFSRYDLMNTDTLTDMRRIRYTEQEIFLGGELAKREGKLLHYNVNGEVGLVDKAIGQFRVNANLDLNFRLWKDTVNFYARGYVSNTLPSFYMRHYHSNHYNWDNDNMDKEFRTRVEGELNISRWGTNLRAGVENIKNYTYFNQSALPEQNGGNIQVLSATLKQDFRLGVFHLDNEVTWQKTSNETVLPLPQLSLYHNFYILAKLAKKVLTVQLGADVRYFTKYNAPAYAPGVQQFHLQPTDDLVEIGGYPIVNVYANLHLKRTRIFAMMYHVNAGMGSANSFLVPHYPINPRLFKIGVSWNFYD from the coding sequence ATGAGACGAATTGTACTGACATATATATTTCTGTCCGTTATAGGGATATGGGGGGCTATGGCGCAAAACACCTTAAACCCGATGAACAATCGCGACCGGTTCGGTAACCAGATTGACCCGAATACCCAGCCGGACAATCTGGAAGACAGTACCAATACTGAGATTCAAAGTCTTCCACCCAAGCTTTACATGTGGAAACTAAGTGAGACACTGGGCAACCGTACCATCATACCTGCCGACACAGCCAGCCTCAACTTCCAGAGCACCAATCTGGTGGAAGGAATGTTCGGCCATTACAACTACTTGGGAAATTTAGGTTCTCCACGCCTCTCACGTCTGTTCTTCGAACGGGAGGAAAGCGAACCTACCATCTTCATGGCTCCCTTCTCCAGTTTTTTCACACGTCCCGACCAGGTGCTTTTCACCAACAGCAACGTGCCTTACACCAATCTTACCTACTACAAAGCCGGCAGCAAAGTGAACGGTGAAGAACGCTTCAAGTCCTACTTCTCCGTCAACGTCAACAAGCAGTTGGCATTTGGCTTTAACATCGACTATCTGTACGGACGCGGTTATTACCAGAACCAGTCCACCTCGCACTTCAATGCAGGTCTGTTCGGTAGCTATATCGGCGAGAAATACCAGGTACAAGCAGTCTACAACAACTTTTTCCTGAAGATGAACGAGAACGGCGGTATTGCAGACGACCAATACATCACCCGTCCCGAAAACATGTCCGGAGGAAAGAAAGAGTACGAGTCCACCACTATTCCGGTCAAATTGGAACAGAGTTCCAACCGTAACAAGGATTTTTATATCTATCTGACACAGCGCTATCGTCTTGGTTTTACGCGGAGAGTACGGAACACACAAGAAGGCAAACCGACGGTATCCGCACCCAAAGCCTCATCCTCCCCGTCCTCTGAAGCCGAAATATCCGCTTCGAACAACGACATAGCATTGCCAAACGACAGCATAGCATCAAAATCGGTCAGCACACTTGCAGCTGCCAATGACAGCCTGCCGTCTGTTTCTACCGCAGACAACGACTCACTTTTCGAAGAAGAGTTCGTCCCCGTCACCAGCTTTATCCATACCTTGAAAGTAGAGCGGTCGCGACACCAATTCCGTTCGGGAAGCGAGCCCGAAGGATTCTTCCCGGAAGACTACAAGCTTTACAAGAATTACAGCAACGACTCCACCACGGCATTCAGTGTAAAGAACGTGTTCGGAATAGCCTTGCTGGAAGGTTTCAACAAATACGCCAAAGCCGGACTTACGGCTTATATCTCCCACAAGTTCAGCCGGTACGACCTGATGAATACGGACACACTTACCGACATGCGCCGCATCCGCTACACCGAGCAGGAAATCTTCCTGGGTGGCGAACTCGCCAAGCGCGAAGGCAAACTGCTGCACTACAACGTAAACGGTGAAGTGGGGTTGGTAGACAAAGCCATCGGGCAGTTCCGCGTCAACGCCAATCTGGACCTGAACTTCCGTCTATGGAAAGATACGGTGAACTTCTACGCCCGCGGTTATGTGAGCAACACGCTTCCTTCCTTCTACATGCGCCATTACCACTCCAACCACTACAACTGGGACAACGACAACATGGACAAGGAATTCCGTACGCGTGTGGAAGGCGAGCTGAACATTTCCCGTTGGGGAACCAATCTCCGTGCCGGCGTAGAGAATATCAAGAACTACACCTACTTCAACCAAAGCGCCCTGCCCGAACAGAACGGAGGCAACATACAAGTGCTGTCCGCCACACTGAAACAAGACTTCCGCCTCGGTGTCTTCCACCTGGACAATGAGGTGACCTGGCAGAAGACGAGCAATGAAACAGTACTTCCATTGCCCCAACTCTCGCTCTACCATAACTTCTACATACTGGCTAAACTCGCCAAGAAGGTGCTGACCGTTCAGTTGGGTGCCGATGTCCGTTACTTCACCAAGTACAACGCACCTGCCTATGCACCCGGCGTCCAGCAGTTCCATCTGCAACCTACGGACGATTTGGTGGAAATAGGCGGTTACCCCATCGTAAACGTATATGCCAACCTGCACTTGAAGCGGACGCGTATCTTTGCCATGATGTATCACGTCAACGCGGGTATGGGAAGCGCCAATTCCTTCCTGGTGCCGCACTACCCCATCAATCCGCGCTTGTTCAAAATTGGCGTCTCATGGAATTTCTATGATTAA
- a CDS encoding 2-oxoacid:acceptor oxidoreductase family protein, giving the protein MKEEIIIAGFGGQGVLSMGKILAYSGLMEGKEVTWMPAYGPEQRGGTANVTVIVSDEKISSPILSKYDAAIILNQPSLEKFESKVKPGGVLIYDGYGIINPPTRKDIHVYRINAMDAANEMNNAKAFNMIVLGGLLKIKPMVTLDSVLRGLKKTLPERHHHLIPMNEEAIKKGMELIQEMK; this is encoded by the coding sequence ATGAAAGAAGAAATCATTATAGCAGGCTTCGGTGGACAAGGTGTATTGTCCATGGGAAAGATTTTGGCATATTCCGGATTGATGGAAGGCAAAGAGGTGACTTGGATGCCGGCTTACGGACCGGAACAACGTGGTGGTACAGCCAACGTAACAGTCATCGTAAGTGACGAGAAAATATCCTCACCCATCTTAAGCAAGTACGATGCCGCCATCATCCTGAACCAGCCGTCACTGGAGAAATTCGAAAGCAAGGTAAAACCCGGAGGCGTACTTATCTACGACGGTTACGGCATCATCAACCCGCCGACGCGTAAGGACATCCACGTTTACCGCATCAACGCCATGGATGCCGCCAATGAAATGAACAACGCCAAGGCATTCAACATGATTGTATTGGGTGGATTATTGAAAATCAAGCCGATGGTTACACTGGACAGTGTACTCAGAGGATTGAAGAAGACACTGCCCGAACGCCACCACCACTTGATACCGATGAACGAAGAAGCTATCAAGAAAGGAATGGAACTTATTCAGGAAATGAAATGA
- a CDS encoding thiamine pyrophosphate-dependent enzyme, with the protein MTKEDIIKPENLVAKKPTLMNDNPMHYCPGCSHGVVHKLVAEVIEEMGLEDKAIGISPVGCAVFIYNYIDIDWQEAAHGRAPALATAIKRLWPDRLVFTYQGDGDLACIGTAETIHALNRGENITIIFINNAIYGMTGGQMAPTTLVGMKTSTSPYGRDVHLHGYPLKMADIAAQLEGTAYVTRQSVQSVPAIRKAKKAIRKAFENSMAGKGSNLVEIVSTCNSGWKMSPAKSNEWMVENMFPFYPLGDLKDK; encoded by the coding sequence ATGACAAAAGAAGATATTATAAAGCCCGAGAATCTGGTTGCCAAGAAACCGACTCTGATGAACGACAATCCCATGCACTACTGCCCGGGATGCAGTCACGGCGTAGTTCATAAACTCGTAGCCGAAGTTATCGAAGAAATGGGACTGGAAGACAAAGCAATAGGCATCTCCCCCGTGGGATGTGCCGTGTTCATCTATAATTATATAGACATCGACTGGCAGGAAGCCGCCCATGGACGTGCGCCCGCACTTGCCACTGCCATCAAGCGCCTTTGGCCGGACCGCCTGGTGTTCACTTACCAAGGAGACGGCGACCTGGCTTGTATCGGTACTGCCGAAACCATCCACGCCTTGAACCGCGGCGAAAACATCACCATCATCTTCATCAACAATGCCATCTATGGTATGACCGGGGGACAAATGGCTCCCACTACCCTTGTAGGCATGAAGACATCGACCAGCCCTTACGGACGTGACGTGCATCTGCACGGCTATCCGCTGAAGATGGCCGATATTGCTGCACAATTGGAAGGAACCGCTTACGTGACACGCCAAAGCGTACAGTCCGTTCCCGCCATCCGCAAAGCGAAAAAGGCTATCCGCAAAGCATTCGAGAACTCTATGGCAGGCAAAGGTTCCAACCTTGTGGAAATCGTTTCCACCTGTAACTCCGGCTGGAAGATGTCTCCTGCGAAATCCAATGAATGGATGGTAGAGAACATGTTCCCCTTCTATCCGCTGGGCGACCTGAAAGATAAATAA
- a CDS encoding 3-methyl-2-oxobutanoate dehydrogenase subunit VorB, with product MAEEVVLMKGNEAIAHAAIRCGADGYFGYPITPQSEVLETLAELKPWETTGMVVLQAESEVAAINMVYGGAGSGKMVMTSSSSPGVSLKQEGISYLAGAELPCLIVNVMRGGPGLGTIQPSQADYFQTVKGGGHGDYRLIALAPASVQEMADFVGLAFELAFKYRNPAIILADGVIGQMMEKVVLPVQKPRRTDAEVIEQCPWATTGRTNGRKPNVITSLELKPEEMEKNNIRFQAKYKQIEENEVRFEEIHCDDADYLIVAFGSMARIGQKAMELAREEGIKVGMLRPITLWPFPTKVIAAYADKVKGMLVTELNAGQMVEDVRLAVNGKVKVEHFGRLGGIVPDPDEIVDALKEKLIKK from the coding sequence ATGGCAGAAGAAGTTGTATTAATGAAAGGAAACGAAGCCATCGCCCACGCAGCCATCCGTTGCGGTGCAGACGGTTACTTCGGATATCCCATTACTCCGCAATCGGAGGTATTGGAAACTCTTGCCGAACTGAAACCCTGGGAGACGACCGGCATGGTGGTTCTTCAGGCAGAAAGTGAAGTGGCAGCTATCAATATGGTGTACGGCGGTGCCGGAAGTGGTAAAATGGTCATGACCTCCTCCTCCAGCCCCGGTGTCAGCCTAAAGCAGGAAGGTATCTCTTATCTGGCAGGTGCCGAGCTGCCTTGCTTGATTGTAAACGTTATGCGCGGCGGTCCCGGTCTGGGAACCATCCAACCGAGCCAGGCCGACTATTTCCAGACAGTAAAAGGAGGCGGCCACGGTGACTATCGTCTGATTGCCCTTGCTCCGGCTTCCGTACAAGAAATGGCAGATTTCGTAGGACTGGCATTCGAACTTGCCTTCAAATACCGTAATCCGGCAATCATCCTTGCCGACGGTGTCATCGGCCAGATGATGGAAAAAGTGGTGCTCCCGGTACAAAAGCCACGCCGCACCGATGCGGAAGTCATCGAACAATGCCCATGGGCCACTACCGGCAGAACCAATGGCCGCAAACCCAACGTCATCACCTCATTGGAACTGAAACCGGAAGAAATGGAAAAGAACAACATCCGTTTCCAGGCCAAATACAAGCAGATAGAAGAGAATGAGGTTCGCTTCGAGGAAATTCATTGCGATGATGCCGACTACCTGATTGTAGCCTTCGGCTCTATGGCACGCATCGGACAGAAAGCAATGGAGCTGGCACGCGAAGAAGGAATAAAGGTAGGTATGCTCCGCCCCATCACGTTGTGGCCGTTCCCGACCAAAGTCATTGCCGCGTATGCCGACAAGGTGAAAGGTATGCTCGTTACAGAATTGAATGCCGGACAGATGGTGGAAGATGTCCGCCTTGCCGTGAACGGTAAAGTGAAAGTGGAACATTTCGGACGCCTCGGCGGCATTGTTCCCGATCCGGATGAGATAGTAGATGCATTGAAAGAAAAACTGATTAAGAAATGA
- a CDS encoding 4Fe-4S dicluster domain-containing protein, whose product MAKIKGAIVVDTERCKGCNLCVVACPLNVIALTKEVNVKGYNYAHQILEDTCNGCASCATVCPDGCISVYKIKVE is encoded by the coding sequence ATGGCAAAAATCAAAGGAGCAATCGTAGTAGACACCGAACGTTGCAAAGGCTGCAACTTGTGTGTGGTAGCGTGTCCGCTCAACGTAATAGCCCTCACCAAGGAGGTGAATGTGAAAGGGTATAACTATGCCCACCAAATATTGGAAGATACTTGTAACGGCTGCGCCTCGTGCGCCACAGTATGTCCGGACGGATGTATCTCAGTATATAAAATAAAAGTAGAATAA
- a CDS encoding tetratricopeptide repeat protein yields MERLNTIKELINQGNVEQAIQQLDEILQTDFPGKDEAYYLRGNAYRKQGNWQQALNNYQYAIDLNPESPAQHAYQMAMDILNFYNKDMYNQ; encoded by the coding sequence ATGGAACGACTGAATACCATAAAAGAGCTTATCAACCAGGGAAATGTAGAGCAAGCCATCCAGCAGCTTGACGAAATACTGCAAACAGACTTTCCCGGCAAAGACGAAGCTTACTACCTGCGGGGAAATGCCTATCGGAAACAAGGCAACTGGCAACAAGCACTGAACAACTATCAGTATGCCATCGACCTGAACCCCGAAAGCCCGGCACAACATGCCTATCAAATGGCTATGGACATCCTGAACTTCTACAACAAGGATATGTACAATCAATAA
- the rpiB gene encoding ribose 5-phosphate isomerase B, with the protein MKTIGICSDHAGFELKEYVRGWLEAKGWAYKDFGTYSTESCDYPDFAHPLALAVEAGECYPGIAICGSGEGISITLNKHQGIRAALCWTAEIAHLARQHNDANVLVMPGRFISTEEADMIMREFFSTPFEGGRHQRRVDKIPVHL; encoded by the coding sequence ATGAAAACAATAGGAATCTGTTCCGACCATGCAGGCTTCGAATTGAAGGAATATGTTCGCGGCTGGTTGGAAGCCAAAGGCTGGGCTTACAAGGACTTCGGGACCTACTCAACCGAGAGTTGCGACTATCCCGACTTTGCACATCCTTTGGCACTGGCCGTTGAAGCCGGAGAGTGCTATCCGGGAATTGCCATCTGCGGAAGCGGTGAAGGTATCAGCATAACGCTGAACAAGCATCAGGGTATCCGCGCAGCCCTCTGCTGGACGGCAGAAATAGCCCATTTGGCACGCCAGCACAATGATGCCAATGTGCTTGTCATGCCAGGGCGATTCATCAGTACCGAAGAAGCCGACATGATTATGAGGGAATTCTTCAGTACACCATTCGAAGGCGGACGCCACCAACGAAGAGTGGACAAGATACCGGTACACTTGTAA